A region of the Aphelocoma coerulescens isolate FSJ_1873_10779 chromosome 7, UR_Acoe_1.0, whole genome shotgun sequence genome:
GGGTGGGAGGCTGCGAGTCGTCCGTGCGGAAGTCAGACGTGTGGGCAGGACTCATGGACTCACTCTGCTGGGGACTGGGGCTGGAGTTGGGGCTGCTGTCCACCTTGAGCTGGTACACGTCAGACAGGGAGCTCTGGTTGCTGTTCTCATCTGCAGAAACAGCACCTGGTGAAGAAGAGCACCTTGACCCAGGGGCACAagcagctgagggcagcacTGCAAGCTGGGGTCTTGCTGAGAGCAGAGCACAGTCAGAGAGTTAAAGAGGGGATTCACTGTTCCACATCAGCCCAAGGAGGGCTGTCAGGCACAGGACTGCCCTCCAGAACACAGTGGGAATCACATACACAACTGGCCATGGGAGAGGGAATGCTCCTGCCATGTACCAGGGCTTTGTTCCTCCTCTTTGAAGCAACACCAGGATTAGTGCTCAGCACCTGTCTCCCAATGAGGAGGCAGGCCTGGCACACACCTTTTCAAACTGCAGACCTGCAACATAACCTCACCGCATCTCCTGGAAATGCCAGCACACTCCTGATTTTCCTTAGCCACACGAAGAGCAGAGGCTGGGCAGGAGTGTACAGTGTGCTCCAGCAGTGAGTCCGGCGCTGCCGGAACCTCTCCTGACTGTATAGCGCTCGGACCAAGAGCAAGGCCAGAGACATCCTTTGCCCCTTCACACTAAGGTCCATGGAGATTAACTGCTGGAAAAGCAAGCTTGGCTGCAGGTGGCTACTAGCCTCTCCCCAGCAGAGACTGGAAAGGGGGGAGCAGGAAACCCTACTCCTTCAGTTGGCTGTGAAGCTTCCCACAGAAGATACCAGAAACAGCCCGTTAAGACTCTCTGATAACAAAAATGAACAGTTTGGGCAGGGACAATCCAGAAGTGGATCAGCCCAACTCCCAGCTACTGTAAAGCCTTGGAGTCTTTCTCCACATTGAAGGGAGCTCAGCCAGACCCACCTTGGAATTCCAGAAGGAGGGAGGAGTTGGCAGAGGTGTCAGCTGGGAAGCCATTGGGTTCTCGGACAGTGCTGCTACTTGATTTGGATTTCTCTTTCTTGaggacagaaagaaaagcacaaacacAAGGTCAGAGAAAcacaggctgctccagaggaGCCATTCCCCTTTCTGTCTCCAGAAGCCCAGAGGGATGTGCTCAAGCTGGCCTTTTCCCTTGGCTTTGGGGGCACATTTCTAAGTGAGAGGCAAAACTCCATCTGTGAAGGGACTAGGTGGAGCTTGGGTGGGCTCGGGGGGGCTCAGGGCACCTCAGTAGGGCAgggggggctcggcggggccttAAGGgtgctcagcagggctgggagggctcaGCAGGGGCTCGGTTGCTGGCTCGGGGAGGCCTCAGCAGTCGACTTGGAGGGGACTCAGGAGGGTTTGGAGGCGTTCGGCAGAGCTGGGGGGCTTGGAGGTGGCTCGGGGGGCTTCGGTGGtcggtggggctgggggggctcggcagagctgggggaggctcaggggtcAGCTTAAGGGGAGTTGTTAAAGGGGCTAGGCTGGGCTGTGAGCGGTGGCTCCCGGCTCGTCTCCACGCGCGGTACCCACCTCCTTACTGTCCGCCACCGGCACCCACTTGAATATCCGCAGGGACGTATCGCCCACCGTCACCCACTTCTTCTCCCTGCCAGACACAACGCTgacaggccgggccgggcctgcGGCACCGTGGCAACAAACCCCGCCACCCCGCCCCGCTCCGGTTGGCCCAGAGGAGCATCCATTCAGCAGCCCGCAGCAcgcgcccccgcccgccgcgctgTGACTGGGCCGCACCAACCGCCCATCACGGCCACTTCcgtcccccccgccccgctcccattggccgccgcccccccgcccccgcccgctgGTTGGGCGCGCACTCCCGGGTCGCACCCCGCCGCGCGGTGATTGGCTGCGCGCGGGCTGCGGGCCCTCCCCCCCGCGGGCCCGCCCTCACCATCTGCGGACGCGCTCGATGGCTGCCATCACCTTCTTGATGTCATCCTTGCCCCGACATGGCGCGCGCAGCCCCGCAGCACCGGCCCCGCTGCACCCGCCGCCGCACCCGGCCCCGCGCACGCGCCCTGCGCGGCCCGCCCGCGCGCTGCGCGTCCTGCGTCACCACGCCGGACACGCCCCGGTTGCTGCGCCTGCGCAGGCGTACCCGCCCCTCCGCGGGCGCGGAAACGACGCGCAGGCGAGGCGACGGTGCGCCGTCATCTTCCTTTGGGGCAAGTCCCGCTCCACGCCCCCCTGAGACCACCCTGAGACCCCGGGCCGGGGGAATGGGGCCACCTTAGGTCCGCTGCACCGTTACAGCACTGCCCCGTCCCCTGCAGCAGAAACCCCAGCATTTAGCATCAAAGATTGAGCTTAGGCAGCGCCCCTGGAAAAAAACCgacccaaccaaaaaacctaccccaaatccacaaaaatcccatttctaaGCTCAGAAAAACTCGTAGGCACTGCCTTAGCAATTACTCCCATGGGATATTGATGATCCAAGCCCGTGGGAGAAAACAACACAAGACTGTGACACTGTgagtccccactgtccccagcccagcccagccctgccccgcccgTCACAGAGCACACAAGGAAGGACTGGACACTCTTTTATTACTGCTATTcacagttatttaaaaaaatccccaaatgcaGAGCGCAGCTGCTTCCTGCTGTACAGATAGCTTAGTGCTTCTTGCCATAGATGGCAGCCAGCGCTTTGCGAGCGCTGGagatctgctgctccagcctctccCGCGTGGCTTTGTTCCCAGTTTTTTTCAGCATGGCCTCCATCTCCTCCACCACAGCGCGGTGCCCGGCAGTGTTGTGGAAGACACAGATAGCACGGTCCCCACAGGACACGAGATAGCGGCCGGTCGTGTCAAAGGCAAGGTCGGCGATACGGTGGCTGTGCACGCCAAGAAAacgctcctcctcctcgccgCGCCGTGTGTTGTACACCACGATGTCTGTGCCACCTGCCACAGCGACCGTGCGGCTGTCAGGGGACAGGGCAACACGGCACGGCTCCAGCACCGCACACTGCCCTGTCAGAAGCAGGTATGGGTCCTGCTGCTTCTTGTACTCCACATCTGTGTCCCAGAACTTCCACGTGCCATCCTTTGACACGGTCGCCATCCTGCAGCCACGAGAGAGCACGGTGAATGCATGGAAAAGGGGCGGCACCTCTTACCCTGCCCCACCCATGAACCAGGAATACTCTATGGAGAGAGATCTGTTCAGAAGGGTGAGTCTGTACACACGTACAGTCTGCATTCTTTCCAAAGCAAAAaagccttccactagaccaggctgctccaagccccttccagcctggccttgaacacttccagggatggggcagccgcatcttctctgggcaaccggtgtcagggcctcaccaccctcacaaccAAGgctttcttcccaatatcccatttaACCCACCCTCTGTCAGcctaaaaccattcccccttatcttgtcactccaggcccttgtaaatagtctctttcccatctttcttgtcagctccCTTCAGGTCTTGGAAAGCCACAGTTACATCACCTGAagcctttctcttttccaggctgagcaatcccaactctctcagcctttcctcacagcagagctgctccatccctctgatcatcttgatGCCTCCTCTAGACtcattccagcagctccatgtccttcctgtgctgggaccccagagctggaggcagctctgcaggtggggtctcacctgagtggGGCAGAAttcccctctcccctgctgcccacgctgtggGATCAACCCAGGGCACGGGGAGTTTCtgggctgggtcatgtccagccctCACCCACTAGCACCCccaggctgctctccatctgttcatccccaaCCTGGATTGATACTCGCGGTTGCCCTGGTCCAGGTACAGCATCAGCatttggtcttgttaaaccacATGAGATTCCTATGAGCAGCGAATACACAGGTGGCACGAGCCAGATttggctccccagggcagtgtttTACTCCCCACAGCTCAGTGATACAGCTGGTACACCCTGGAAGAGATGGGCTTACATGTCCTGAGGGTAACTCAGAATGGCTAACACACACGTACCTCCTTGAGTCgttggagaaggaaaaggattgTACACCAGCAGTGTGGCCTTTCAACTCAAAAGCCCTGGTCACCTCCTTGAAGTCTCCGTTCTTGCCAAAACACACCTCCCACACCTTCACATCGGGGGTAAAGCCACAGGATGCCACAAACCTGCATGAAGGAACAAGGAGAGACTCTCGAACAAGGAGTTGCCCCTTACACAGGACCTGAGCAAGGCAAGGCCGCAGCTCTGCAAACCTGTCCTGACTCCTGCACTCAAGTCTGGTCAGCTGAATTTCCACTTTTCCCTGAAACCTGGCTGGTAAAGGGAACACTAAGGAAGGGCACCAGAACAACTCAGGAATGAGAAACTCTCTGGTCAAAGTAAAGGAGCTAAATGCTTTTGATCCCCAAACTCCTCACACCAGGAGCAAGGCAAATCATCCTGTAGCTGCAAGTGATTTTCCCGATTAACAGATCTCCTAGAAATAAAACCTTTAATTTTATAATTAACCTTTAAGAGGTCACAGACAAGTTCAAAGTGCTGTTTTCTTTGCATAGGCCATTTGCTCTGTCCCACCTCTGCGACCTGAGGCCAAAGCTGTTCTCGGGTTACCAGAACAGGAGCACTGAGGCAGGATGGCAACACATGAGTGCCTGAGCCCACCAAAATACCTTTTTAAACTGTGGAACCCTCAGAAAATTGCATTACAATAAAACTAACTGCCGATGGTCTGAACTGATGCTATCTTGTGCAAAGGAGCAGCCTGGAATCCTGCCTGTCACTCACCTTCCACAGGGTGAAACTGTGGCATAGGCATTGTTCATCTGGTTTGTGTTAATGCTGGCCAGGACTTCTCCCTTTGGGCTCCAGATCAGGATGGTGGTGTCACTGGATGCTGTCATGATAAACTTccctggggaaaaaaggcaaagatcaGGAGAGCCCCCAGACCTAACACTGCCATAGTCTTATGGAAGCCCCAGGACAACttctccctgcagctggagaaaacCAACGGCAGCACCAAAATCCAAGGAGTGTCAGCCTCCTGGGACAGAGTAAAGAGCAGTATCAGAAGACTCAGTTCCTGGTTATGCCTCAGTACTCCCCTGGCTCCCGAGCAGACAGCAGGCACTGAGCCCACGTGTGCCCTGTGCTCAGGACCCTGAGCCCCACATGCAGAACTCAGCACTGGGCTGTGCCATAAACAGGCACAAAGCACACTCCACCTGACCTGCATGCCCAAAATCAGCTCGAGAATAAGCACCTTTCAAGCTGTGGATTGCAGGCAGGCAACTGAATCCCAGTCACACCACCATGATCCATGGTTGCTGGTTGTACCCATGCTGGACTCCTGCTTGTTTCCCACTTCCCCTTTGCCATCTCAGCCCAGGCAGGGAGTTGCCTGTTTACCTTCCAACTAAAGGCAAACCTTGTTGCAGGTTTAAGTTTTCACTTTCACAGCTCCAGTCTCAGTTAACATCTTCCCTGCTCTCCTATTACAGAGGTGAACTCGTATCCACCTGCTTCCAACTGCCCACTGGCACATACCTGACAAATTAATCCATCAAGCCCTCGCTGCTAACACATAATttccacccacccacccccacCTCTGTTCTAGATGATCCCAGAAGTTCAAGATAGACCATTTGAACTCACTAGAGAGATTTCTGACTGGTTAAAGAGAGACTGGCGGCCCAGAGAACAGCGATCCTCTCAATATTGAGACCAGACCTCTTTGCAACAGCATCCCTGAAAATGTAAATTAAGAAACTGTGCATATCGGGGAGCTGGTTACAGGGACATTATCGGTGTGAAAATGACACCTTTTGGTTCAGTCACTAGtaaattaagtaaaaaaaacctaAGAGACTACAGAGTTCAGTAGTGGTGCTGTACACAGCCTTGAGAATGCCAAGAACGCCAACACTTTGAATCCAGTAGCTTCACAAGGAAATCAAAGCTGATCTGGAGAGGTGagcagctcatttccatacCTGTCTCTGCAATCCCTATGTTAATGACAGGAGCCTTGTGCTTCTTTGGGAAGTCTCCAGAAGTTGCAGTGAAGGTGAAGCTGCCATCATCCTTCTTGGTCATCTTGTAGACACGAATAGTCTCAGCATTGGCCAGCCAGACAATGAAAGCCCTGTGGAGGGACAGGCTCTGAGCCTCAGCTCAGCCCAGGTCACTCAGGGGCACCTGGGAAGAGGGATACGCTGGCaggtaaaaatatttacaagggCAGCAAGTTCTCTCCCTGTGTTGGCTCGACTGCAATACTgaatgaaaaagaacagaatttATTACCCACACCAGGAAACGAGATCACTTCCTCTCTTTCTAAAAGAGGCCACTTCAAAAAGTCAAAACACACTTTTCCACCAAATTTCCCACCCAGCAAGAGCTCCCCCCGACCACCGGAGAGGCTCAGcagcacattccagctgcaaagtcaGCTGGCAGAGACCTCAATAGACACCTTCCATGGGTACAGCAAGCTCGGGACTAGGATATTTGCCCTGAAAACCATATTAACCCACCAGGagctggactagatgatctccagaagtcccttccaacttgaactactgtgattctgtgattaagtGCCAGCTGCTTTCAGGAAAGGCCACGGATCAGTGATACCGTGATGACCCAGTGAGAGATGCTGCCTGCACCCATGCCAGAGCAACACCACTGATCCCACCGCAGCTTGGCCGTGAGACTGGTGGCTCTGCAGGACATCCCGGTGCCGGTACAAGGTCCGGCCGTACCGTGAGTCGGGGCTGAGGCGGACGAGCTCGGCGTGGTCCAGCCCCACGTTGGCGCGCAGGCAGCGGTGCTCCCGCCCCGCCAGGTCCCGGGTGCTCCACAGCCGTACCGTGCGGTCCTCAGAGCATGACGCCAGGTACTTGCCGTTGCTGCTGAAGTCCAGGCAGGTGACCGGGCTGCTGTGGCCCTGCGGACAGAGAGTGGTCAGGGAGGACGAgggaggagggtggggagggggagaggggggtggGAGACGGAGAgagtggggtgggagggggacgCGGTGGGACACCAGTACCGGGGTAGGAGGCGGACAGTGGCAccggggggagaaggggaacaCCGGCACAGGCGGGACACCAGTATCGAGAGGGACACCTGCACCGGCCCCGGCAGGACAACGGCACCGGAGGGGACACCGTCACCGGGGAGACACCAGCCCGGGCATCGAGGGGGACACCGGCATCCAGGGGGACACCGGCCCCGGGCACACGCGGTACCTTTAGGGCAGCTACCAGCAGCCGGTGTGCGAAGCTGTGCTGCCGCTGCTTCTCCCTGCGAGCCCTTCCCGCCGGCTTCGCCTTCCGAGCCTCCTCCGGCCTGGCATGCCCGTTCGCCCTGGGCCCTGCGGGAGTGGAGGGGCCAGTGGGTCCGGTTcagctccgctccgctccgcgctGCCCGGCGCCCCACCGTCCGCACGGTACTCACCGTCCTGCGGGGCGACGGGGGTCTCCCGCGGAGCGGAGCGATGCAGCGTGgccaccagcagcaggacaaggacgaggaggatgaggacgaTAAGGGCGCCCGGCAGACCCGACCCACCCAGCGCCGCCGCTGCCTCCATGTTCCCGCCGCCGCGTCAGCGACCGGCACCAGGAGGGGGGGGAATTCTAtatgtaaaacttttttttttttactcccagGGAGCATTAAAAGCCctactgctgcttttttaaatttaagctaTAAAGAAAAGTAAACTTTATTTCTAACAAAAGTTAGAAATAAAGTTAGAGttagagagaaggagaaaagcaaagtagaaaagttagagtgaaagagaaaagcaaagtagaaaagttaaagttagagagaaagagaaaaagagaagaagagaaaagcaaagtagaaaagttaaagttagagagaaagagaaaaagagaaaagcaaagtagaaaagttagagagaaagagaaaaagagaaaaagagaaaagcaaagtagaaaagttagagttagagagaaagagaaaagcaaagtagaaaagttagagttagagagaaagagagaaagagaaaaagcaaagcaaagtagaaaagttaaagttagagagagagaaagagaaaaagaaaagcaaagcagaaaagttaaagttagagaaaaagagaaatgcaaagtagaaaagtgagagttagagggaaagagaaaagcaaagcagaaaagttagagggaaagagaaaagcaaagttgaaaagttagagggaaggagaaaagcaaagctaaAGGGTTAGAGAGAAATAGGAAagtaaagtagaaaagttaaagttagagagaaagaggaaagtaaagcaaaagagtcagagggaaagagaaaagtaaagttaaaaagttagagagagagcaaagttaaagacagaaaagtagagttggagagaagaggaaagagaaaagtagagaaaacacaggaataaagacagaggaacaaagaagagttaaaagagaaaaatagagaaggacagaaacagagttaaagagaaaaagagagagacaaagcaataaggagaaataggaaagcaaagaaacGGAGTCAGAGACAAACAAGGAAATAGTTAAAGAGAAATAGGGAAATAAACCTAGAGAGAAACATAATTGGAGAGAGTGAGGAGAAACTGAGAGACAGAGGTAGaaacaatgagaaaaagaaaaacagacacagaaatatagacagagaaaagtaaagtgaagcaaagcaagaa
Encoded here:
- the LOC138113286 gene encoding B-cell CLL/lymphoma 7 protein family member B-like — protein: MTAHRRLACASFPRPRRGGTRSARAGRAGRVRGAGCGGGCSGAGAAGLRAPCRGKDDIKKVMAAIERVRRWEKKWVTVGDTSLRIFKWVPVADSKEKEKSKSSSSTVREPNGFPADTSANSSLLLEFQGAVSADENSNQSSLSDVYQLKVDSSPNSSPSPQQSESMSPAHTSDFRTDDSQPPTLGQETLEEPSLPSSEVADEPPTLTKEEPVPLETQVTEEEEDSGAPPLKRFCADQNSVCHTASES
- the LOC138113423 gene encoding transducin beta-like protein 2 isoform X1; protein product: MEAAAALGGSGLPGALIVLILLVLVLLLVATLHRSAPRETPVAPQDGPRANGHARPEEARKAKPAGRARREKQRQHSFAHRLLVAALKGHSSPVTCLDFSSNGKYLASCSEDRTVRLWSTRDLAGREHRCLRANVGLDHAELVRLSPDSRIAVEPTQGENLLPLAFIVWLANAETIRVYKMTKKDDGSFTFTATSGDFPKKHKAPVINIGIAETGKFIMTASSDTTILIWSPKGEVLASINTNQMNNAYATVSPCGRFVASCGFTPDVKVWEVCFGKNGDFKEVTRAFELKGHTAGVQSFSFSNDSRRMATVSKDGTWKFWDTDVEYKKQQDPYLLLTGQCAVLEPCRVALSPDSRTVAVAGGTDIVVYNTRRGEEEERFLGVHSHRIADLAFDTTGRYLVSCGDRAICVFHNTAGHRAVVEEMEAMLKKTGNKATRERLEQQISSARKALAAIYGKKH
- the LOC138113423 gene encoding transducin beta-like protein 2 isoform X2 is translated as MEAAAALGGSGLPGALIVLILLVLVLLLVATLHRSAPRETPVAPQDGPRANGHARPEEARKAKPAGRARREKQRQHSFAHRLLVAALKGHSSPVTCLDFSSNGKYLASCSEDRTVRLWSTRDLAGREHRCLRANVGLDHAELVRLSPDSRAFIVWLANAETIRVYKMTKKDDGSFTFTATSGDFPKKHKAPVINIGIAETGKFIMTASSDTTILIWSPKGEVLASINTNQMNNAYATVSPCGRFVASCGFTPDVKVWEVCFGKNGDFKEVTRAFELKGHTAGVQSFSFSNDSRRMATVSKDGTWKFWDTDVEYKKQQDPYLLLTGQCAVLEPCRVALSPDSRTVAVAGGTDIVVYNTRRGEEEERFLGVHSHRIADLAFDTTGRYLVSCGDRAICVFHNTAGHRAVVEEMEAMLKKTGNKATRERLEQQISSARKALAAIYGKKH